One genomic segment of Alosa sapidissima isolate fAloSap1 chromosome 13, fAloSap1.pri, whole genome shotgun sequence includes these proteins:
- the rabepk gene encoding rab9 effector protein with kelch motifs, translating to MELLPILEPEDKPRDKQWYALVPRGQSPGVSVGHTCTFIPSDEGGKGKIVIVGGANPNGSFSESSVIDLERHEWDVPDWQGLLARYEHCSFSPDSSPGSLWVFAGAEPSGNRNCVQVLQLSDGGSWRTVSVTGEPPSPRTYHTSTACVGDRLFVFSGGDAGSMPVSDPQLHVFDTATSTWSQPATKGRPPSPRHGHVVVAVGSTIFIHGGLEGDKFHSDMYSLDTVTMRWEKVKPKGDVPSGRAAHSAVALGKNIYTFGGMTPEGATNAMYKFQTDKQRWTLLKFEGDLPPNRLDHSMCVAPWRVRTEPTQDGDAAQGQNPEDTHLCFMFGGMDTEGVIFNECLVTVVT from the exons ATGGAACTCCTTCCAATACTAGAACCAGAGGACAAGCCGCGAGATAAACAATG GTATGCCCTGGTGCCCAGAGGACAAAGCCCAGGTGTCAGTGTGGGTCACACCTGTACTTTTATACCATCTGATGAGGGAGGAAAGGGGAAAATCGTCATTGTAGGAGGCGCAAACCCAAATGGCAGCTTTTCTGAATCCAGTGTCATTGACCTAG AACGTCATGAGTGGGATGTCCCGGACTGGCAGGGCTTGCTGGCTCGCTATGAGCACTGCAGCTTCTCACCGGACAGCAGCCCCGGGAGCCTCTGGGTGTTTGCCGGAGCTGAACCGAGTGGGAACCGCAACTGTGTCCAGGTCCTACAGCTGTCAG ACGGTGGCTCTTGGAGAACTGTGTCGGTGACTGGAGAGCCGCCCTCTCCCAGGACGTACCACACAAGCACAGCCTGCGTTGGGGACCGGCTCTTTGTGTTCTCTGGGGGAGATGCTGGCTCCATGCCTGTGTCTGATCCACAACTACATGTCTTTGATACAG CTACATCAACATGGTCCCAACCTGCGACCAAAGGAAGGCCCCCCTCCCCTAGGCACGGTCACGTAGTGGTGGCGGTAGGATCCACCATCTTTATCCATGGCGGCCTCGAAGGGGACAAGTTTCACAGTGACATGTACTCCCTCGACACAG TCACCATGAGATGGGAGAAGGTGAAGCCCAAGGGGGATGTTCCCTCTGGACGAGCAGCCCATTCTGCAGTGGCGCTGGGCAAGAACATCTACACCTTTGGTGGCATGACGCCAGAAGGAGCCACCAATGCAATGTACAAGTTCCAGACAG ATAAACAGCGATGGACCTTGCTGAAGTTTGAAGGGGACTTGCCTCCGAACAGGCTAGACCACTCCATGTGCGTGGCGCCCTGGCGTGTAAGGACTGAACCTACGCAGGATGGGGATGCAGCACAGGGCCAGAACCCAGAGGACACCCATCTCTGTTTCATGTTTGGGGGAATGGACACAGAGGGAGTGATATTCAATGAATGCCTTGTCACAGTTGTGACATAA
- the LOC121680795 gene encoding potassium voltage-gated channel subfamily C member 2-like: MLTQCKFWGVSETDVEPCCWKNFRQHQDEEEALAQFEPDEGSPDYSTQEGGPGRMQTACMPKMWALFNDPHSSVAAMIICILSLLFILISIICFCVGTHSHSEQWTLDIEDGNETYVDAYDIFLYMHPIRALGIIELLCIIWFTVEFLIRIISCPNKLKFVLNVLNITDSLAILPFYVELCLGWSVHELALRFLRCVPMVARVLRLLRIFKLMRHVTGVRALGHSLRASTYELFLLGVALSVVVLAFSTLVYFAEKDEADSLFDISSALWWAVVTMTTVGYGDMCPRTWPGRAVASLCAMTGVLFITMPVPILVNKFAKYYALTEAKQRQQTKRRRGDEHSVGASAPVWRGVDNLHRQ; encoded by the exons ATGCTCACCCAATGCAAGTT CTGGGGAGTCAGCGAAACCGACGTGGAGCCGTGTTGCTGGAAAAACTTCCGACAGCAtcaggatgaagaggaggcgCTGGCTCAGTTCGAGCCGGATGAGGGATCCCCAGACTACAGCACCCAGGAGGGGGGACCGGGGAGGATGCAGACAGCTTGCATGCCAAAAATGTGGGCCCTCTTTAATGATCCCCATTCATCTGTAGCAGCCATG ATCAtctgcattctctctctgctcttcatCCTTATTTCCATTATTTGTTTCTGTGTGGGGACCCATAGCCACTCCGAACAGTGGACACTGGACATTGAAGATGGAAATGAAACCTATGTGGATGCTTATGATATTTTTCTGTACATGCATCCTATCCGTGCTTTGGGTATAATAGAGCTTCTCTGCATCATCTGGTTCACCGTTGAGTTCTTGATTCGCATCATCAGCTGCCCAAACAAGCTTAAGTTTGTCCTGAACGTCCTGAACATCACTGACTCTCTGGCCATCCTGCCCTTCTACGTGGAGCTGTGTTTAGGCTGGTCGGTCCATGAGCTGGCGTTGAGGTTCCTGAGGTGTGTGCCCATGGTGGCGCGCGTCCTCCGACTCCTGCGGATCTTTAAGTTGATGCGGCACGTGACTGGCGTTCGGGCACTGGGCCACTCGCTGCGTGCCAGCACCTATGAGCTCTTCCTCCTGGGCGTGGCTCTCTCCGTAGTTGTCCTCGCATTCTCCACCCTGGTCTATTTCGCAGAGAAGGATGAAGCAGACTCTCTCTTTGACATTTCTTCGGCTTTATGGTGGGCCGTGGTTACCATGACGACCGTGGGGTACGGAGACATGTGTCCACGCACGTGGCCTGGTAGGGCAGTTGCCAGTCTGTGCGCCATGACAGGAGTCCTCTTCATCACCATGCCCGTCCCTATCCTCGTCAACAAGTTTGCCAAGTACTACGCTCTGACAGAGGCCAAGCAAAGACAACAGAccaagaggaggaggggtgatGAGCACTCTGTGGGGGCCAGTGCCCCTGTCTGGAGGGGCGTGGACAACCTCCACAGACAGTGA